One Kaistella polysaccharea DNA segment encodes these proteins:
- the feoB gene encoding ferrous iron transport protein B, whose translation MNTSNKQILLVGNPNVGKSTVFNFLCGKKQKTGNYAGVTVASHSGGYEYKGERVEVIDLPGSYSIYPSSEDEAIFSKYLIDEQNNYSGVVYILEALSIKRGLLLFQQIQDLGIPIILVVNQIDQAQRRGITIDIAQLSKELNVTVLQANAKLNQGIEELRDEIHKQSFTKSETVSFDIPTEHRGLVFKILQETKEENQYKVWTLLSSDTYLGKLETVSEQMNNYEVKCLVPKRLQTQETIRRYQEIDKIIGKVISKKPQFKELLTEKLDKVLVHQFWGYVIFGFVLLFIFQSVFFLAEYPMNWISDFFLWLSGFVNAQLPAGPVNSLLANGIIPGVGGIVVFAPQIGILLYFLYLLEDSGYMSRVIFLMDRFLRPFGLNGKSIVPLVSGTACAIPAIMSTRNIENVKERLITILVTPFMTCSARLPVYSIIIGLIIPNKFFIGISYKALALMAMYFLGFFTSLMASLILKKIIKSKGTSFLVMDLPSYKMPLFGYDFKIVLGKVWEFITGAGKIIFLFSIVIWFFSYIGPKQNPKDFVATDVKLENSYLAKMGKSIEPAIAPLGYDWKMGVGILTSFVAREVFVGTMSTLYSLDEEAPEGTIIDKMRSDVKPNGEKVFSFATGISILFFYAFAMQCVSTLAVVYRETKSWKWTMAQLFGMSGLAYVASLFVYQILK comes from the coding sequence AATTTTTTATGCGGCAAAAAGCAGAAGACCGGTAATTATGCGGGCGTAACTGTGGCGAGTCATTCAGGAGGCTACGAATATAAAGGTGAGCGCGTTGAGGTAATTGATCTGCCGGGTTCTTACAGCATTTATCCAAGTTCTGAGGATGAAGCCATATTTTCAAAATATCTGATTGATGAGCAGAATAATTACAGCGGTGTTGTTTATATTTTAGAAGCGTTAAGCATCAAAAGAGGTTTGCTTTTATTTCAGCAAATTCAAGATTTAGGAATTCCCATTATTTTAGTCGTCAACCAGATCGATCAGGCGCAACGTCGTGGAATTACCATTGATATTGCCCAACTTTCCAAAGAATTAAATGTAACGGTTTTACAAGCCAATGCAAAACTTAATCAAGGAATAGAAGAACTTCGAGATGAAATTCATAAACAAAGTTTTACCAAATCAGAAACCGTTTCTTTTGATATTCCAACGGAACACAGAGGTTTGGTTTTCAAAATTTTGCAGGAAACGAAAGAAGAAAATCAATATAAAGTCTGGACTTTACTCTCCTCGGACACTTATTTAGGAAAGTTAGAAACCGTAAGCGAGCAGATGAATAACTACGAAGTTAAGTGTTTGGTGCCGAAACGGTTACAGACACAAGAAACCATCAGGCGTTATCAGGAAATTGACAAAATTATAGGCAAAGTCATTTCAAAAAAACCACAGTTCAAAGAATTACTCACCGAAAAACTGGATAAAGTTTTAGTCCACCAATTTTGGGGTTATGTGATTTTCGGGTTTGTGCTGTTGTTTATATTCCAAAGTGTTTTCTTTCTGGCAGAATATCCAATGAACTGGATCTCCGATTTTTTCCTTTGGCTGTCAGGATTTGTAAATGCACAGTTGCCGGCTGGCCCTGTAAATTCTCTGTTAGCGAATGGTATTATTCCGGGAGTTGGGGGAATTGTTGTCTTTGCACCGCAGATTGGTATATTACTATATTTTCTCTACTTGCTGGAAGATTCTGGATATATGTCCCGCGTTATTTTTCTGATGGATCGCTTTCTTCGCCCTTTCGGATTAAACGGAAAAAGTATAGTTCCTCTGGTTTCCGGAACTGCCTGCGCGATTCCCGCGATTATGTCCACGCGAAATATTGAGAATGTAAAAGAACGGCTTATTACAATTCTCGTTACGCCTTTTATGACGTGTTCTGCGCGACTTCCGGTGTACAGTATTATTATTGGATTAATTATTCCGAATAAATTTTTTATTGGGATCAGTTATAAAGCATTGGCTTTAATGGCGATGTATTTTCTCGGTTTTTTTACGTCGTTAATGGCTTCTTTAATCCTGAAAAAAATTATTAAAAGTAAAGGAACTTCATTTCTTGTGATGGATTTGCCATCTTATAAAATGCCTCTTTTCGGCTATGATTTTAAAATCGTTCTGGGAAAAGTTTGGGAATTTATTACGGGTGCCGGGAAAATTATTTTCCTCTTCAGTATTGTCATTTGGTTTTTCAGTTACATTGGGCCGAAACAAAACCCGAAAGACTTTGTAGCAACTGATGTAAAATTAGAAAATTCCTATTTGGCTAAAATGGGGAAATCAATAGAACCCGCCATCGCACCTTTGGGTTATGACTGGAAAATGGGAGTTGGAATTCTGACGAGTTTTGTCGCTCGGGAAGTTTTCGTCGGAACAATGTCTACGCTTTACAGCTTGGATGAAGAAGCGCCAGAAGGCACCATTATTGATAAAATGCGCAGCGATGTAAAACCAAACGGGGAAAAAGTGTTTAGTTTCGCGACAGGAATTTCAATCTTGTTCTTTTACGCCTTCGCCATGCAATGTGTCTCTACTTTGGCCGTTGTATATAGAGAAACCAAGTCTTGGAAATGGACGATGGCGCAACTTTTTGGCATGTCGGGCTTGGCGTATGTGGCCTCATTATTTGTTTATCAAATACTAAAGTAA
- the glmM gene encoding phosphoglucosamine mutase: MALIKSISGIRGTIGGKVDENLTPLDVVKFTSAFGTWLQNNKNKKDLTLVVGRDARISGSMVNSLVTATLQGLGINVIDLGLSTTPTVEVMVPELNADGGIILTASHNPKQWNALKLLNEQGEFITGENGTEVLALAESQDFDYAEVDDLGKYDTRDDGFDIHIQKILDLPMVDVEAIKAKKYKVVVDAVNSTGGIAIPQLLEELGCEVVKLYCEPNGHFPHNPEPLKEHLGDICELMKTEKADVGIVVDPDVDRLALVDQNGELFGEEYTLVAVADYLLKNKKGAAISNLSSSRALRDVARNLDSEYFASAVGEVNVVTLMKEKNAVIGGEGNGGIIYPELHYGRDSLVGVALFLTHLAKENKTVSELRATYPSYFMGKKKIELTPDINVDSLLTKMEKEYQNEEISTVDGLKIDFENNWVHLRKSNTEPIIRIYTEAFSQEEADQLGEQMIEKIRSLI; this comes from the coding sequence ATGGCTCTAATAAAATCTATTTCAGGAATCCGCGGAACGATCGGGGGAAAAGTTGACGAAAACTTAACGCCACTTGATGTGGTAAAATTTACTTCTGCTTTTGGAACCTGGCTTCAGAATAATAAAAATAAAAAAGATTTAACTTTAGTTGTTGGCCGTGATGCACGAATCTCCGGTTCAATGGTAAATTCTCTGGTAACGGCAACTTTGCAAGGTCTTGGAATTAACGTGATTGATTTGGGACTTTCTACCACCCCAACTGTTGAGGTAATGGTTCCCGAATTGAATGCAGATGGGGGGATTATATTAACCGCTTCTCACAATCCGAAACAGTGGAACGCACTAAAATTATTAAACGAACAAGGCGAATTCATTACCGGGGAAAACGGAACAGAAGTTTTAGCTTTAGCAGAAAGTCAAGATTTTGATTACGCTGAAGTTGATGATTTAGGAAAATACGATACCAGAGATGATGGTTTTGATATTCATATTCAAAAGATTCTGGATTTACCAATGGTTGATGTAGAAGCCATCAAAGCAAAGAAATATAAAGTCGTCGTTGATGCCGTAAATTCAACAGGTGGAATTGCCATTCCTCAATTGTTAGAAGAATTAGGCTGTGAAGTCGTAAAATTATATTGCGAACCAAACGGTCATTTTCCCCACAATCCGGAACCTTTAAAAGAACATTTGGGAGATATTTGCGAATTGATGAAAACTGAGAAAGCAGATGTCGGAATCGTAGTTGATCCAGACGTTGACCGTTTGGCTTTGGTGGATCAAAACGGTGAATTGTTCGGTGAAGAATATACTTTGGTTGCCGTAGCAGATTATCTTTTGAAGAATAAAAAAGGAGCTGCAATTTCTAATCTTTCCTCAAGTCGTGCTTTAAGAGATGTAGCGCGAAATTTAGATTCTGAATATTTCGCCAGCGCTGTTGGAGAAGTGAATGTTGTAACCTTAATGAAAGAAAAGAACGCAGTAATTGGCGGTGAAGGAAACGGTGGAATCATCTATCCGGAACTTCATTACGGTCGTGATTCTTTGGTTGGTGTGGCGTTGTTTTTAACACACTTAGCAAAAGAAAATAAAACGGTATCGGAACTTAGAGCAACTTACCCCAGTTATTTCATGGGGAAAAAGAAAATTGAATTGACACCAGATATTAATGTTGATTCCCTTTTAACAAAAATGGAAAAAGAGTATCAAAACGAAGAGATTTCTACGGTTGACGGGTTGAAAATTGATTTTGAAAATAATTGGGTTCATTTGAGAAAATCGAATACAGAACCAATTATCAGAATTTATACAGAAGCCTTTTCCCAGGAAGAAGCAGATCAGCTGGGAGAGCAGATGATCGAAAAAATAAGAAGTTTGATATAA
- a CDS encoding tetratricopeptide repeat protein: MEEFFENELVQKFEAMIENNDELYFETEEYEEIIIHYLEMGDISFADMATKYGLKIHPNSLDLKVKQFEVFLELEKYAEAKELMAELKESCLEKTDFLVCCAKYYSNLGNPRRSIEYCEKALELGEEENFLHNFIADEYVNLEDPFNALKHYKLALKFDPQDEYSLENIMFCYNQLKRSDEAIEFLNGYLDKYAFSETAWYEYGQFYFNKKNYEEAIKGFDYLLAINSQSVGVYANKAACFEAMGEWLKAIAVYEEMLELEYTKSFTFYKIGLCYKENKQPVLALNSFQKSLRDDPQFYMSMIEQSYVYEEMGSMKEALHFAKEAVSLNESNLDYQKRLAYLHIEAGEFEESLICLKKLVDFEPSRFYNWYAQSEVLMLVGEYEEAISVLLEATKLHNRGELYYQLSNCYFHLNNQKKGRNALATALELDPHLLEDMQQKYPFIKEEADKVKTKKK, translated from the coding sequence TTGGAAGAATTTTTTGAAAACGAACTGGTACAAAAGTTCGAAGCAATGATTGAAAATAATGATGAATTGTACTTCGAAACCGAAGAATATGAAGAAATCATTATTCACTATCTGGAAATGGGAGATATTTCGTTCGCCGATATGGCTACCAAATATGGGTTGAAAATTCATCCCAATTCCCTAGACTTAAAGGTTAAGCAATTTGAGGTTTTTTTAGAATTAGAAAAATACGCTGAAGCAAAAGAACTCATGGCGGAATTAAAGGAAAGCTGTCTTGAAAAAACAGACTTTCTGGTTTGCTGTGCGAAATATTACTCAAATCTGGGTAATCCACGACGTTCTATAGAATACTGCGAAAAGGCCTTGGAACTTGGTGAAGAAGAGAACTTTCTGCACAATTTTATTGCAGACGAGTATGTAAATCTAGAAGATCCTTTCAACGCGCTGAAGCATTATAAACTGGCCCTCAAATTTGATCCGCAGGACGAATATTCCTTAGAGAATATCATGTTCTGTTACAACCAGCTGAAAAGAAGTGACGAAGCCATAGAATTTTTAAATGGTTATTTGGATAAATATGCCTTTTCTGAAACTGCCTGGTACGAGTATGGTCAGTTTTACTTTAACAAAAAGAATTACGAGGAAGCCATTAAAGGGTTTGATTATTTATTGGCCATCAATTCTCAGTCAGTGGGCGTTTACGCAAATAAAGCTGCATGTTTCGAAGCGATGGGAGAATGGTTGAAAGCCATTGCCGTATACGAAGAAATGTTGGAGTTGGAATATACCAAATCTTTTACTTTTTATAAAATTGGACTTTGTTACAAAGAAAATAAGCAACCTGTTTTGGCCTTAAATTCTTTTCAGAAATCATTGCGTGATGATCCACAGTTTTACATGTCGATGATTGAGCAATCCTATGTTTACGAAGAAATGGGAAGCATGAAAGAAGCGCTGCATTTTGCGAAAGAAGCTGTTTCTTTGAATGAAAGTAATTTGGATTATCAGAAAAGATTGGCCTATTTACATATCGAAGCTGGAGAATTTGAAGAGAGTTTAATTTGTCTGAAAAAACTTGTAGATTTTGAGCCAAGCCGTTTTTATAATTGGTATGCACAATCAGAAGTGTTGATGTTAGTCGGTGAATATGAAGAAGCAATTTCTGTTCTTTTGGAAGCTACAAAATTGCACAACCGCGGCGAATTGTATTATCAGCTGAGCAATTGCTATTTCCATCTGAATAATCAGAAAAAAGGACGAAACGCGCTCGCAACCGCCTTAGAGCTAGATCCTCATTTACTGGAAGATATGCAGCAGAAATATCCATTCATTAAAGAAGAGGCAGATAAAGTAAAAACGAAAAAGAAATAA
- a CDS encoding DUF6080 domain-containing protein has protein sequence MPKHSTLVFKQKFIDLLKTIFPETKFELLLFVLFISAYGFLGTSIALNYRIIFDDRIPWDAYFSFDNRAIVMTGGGFERHPLANYFFNWIREFSLLFSNGKKDEIFRLVLACCSNIAVSLSLIQIYKYLKNIITLPKKISVVIVFFFAFFSTSILLSFTPETYTYTLLFLVLFNYYAALKLRNNEKIPVTALALAGISIGGLTVTNIVKVYIPLLFEKKVFQNWRKFGNLIFRVTISVAAFALLFMYRLNFKFLNFFDKSAEQYEKFSNPKVTPVWDMIASWFFGGNMLFSGFILRDYHNKKGFEYKAIFMEVYTAFLPYVFVGLVLVLVLWSYVKNFKNKLVQVLMISFLVDIIIHCVLKFGLHTSYIYGGHFIFVVPLMMGWLFYAYKESPKVISFLYSLVILLLIYLVLNNIFRMSEFFQFLELYYR, from the coding sequence TTGCCAAAACATTCTACCTTGGTTTTCAAACAAAAATTTATTGATCTTCTCAAGACTATTTTTCCGGAAACAAAATTTGAGTTGCTTCTTTTTGTATTATTTATTTCAGCGTATGGTTTTCTGGGAACTTCAATTGCGCTGAACTATCGGATCATTTTTGATGACCGCATTCCGTGGGATGCCTACTTTAGTTTTGATAATCGCGCCATCGTCATGACTGGTGGCGGCTTCGAAAGGCACCCGCTGGCGAATTATTTTTTTAACTGGATTCGAGAGTTTTCCTTACTTTTCTCAAATGGAAAAAAAGACGAAATTTTCCGCCTAGTTTTGGCGTGTTGTAGCAATATTGCGGTGAGTTTAAGTCTAATTCAAATCTATAAATATTTAAAAAATATTATTACTTTGCCAAAAAAAATTTCGGTAGTAATTGTTTTCTTTTTCGCTTTTTTCAGTACTTCGATTTTACTTTCTTTTACGCCAGAAACGTATACGTACACTTTATTATTTTTAGTGCTGTTTAATTATTACGCAGCTTTAAAATTGAGGAACAATGAAAAAATACCTGTAACGGCTTTGGCTTTAGCAGGTATTTCCATTGGTGGTTTGACGGTGACTAATATTGTTAAAGTTTATATTCCCCTGCTGTTTGAAAAAAAGGTTTTTCAGAACTGGAGAAAATTTGGGAATCTTATTTTTCGAGTAACCATTTCAGTTGCGGCGTTTGCGCTCTTGTTTATGTACCGTTTAAATTTTAAGTTTCTTAATTTCTTCGATAAATCTGCCGAGCAATATGAAAAGTTTTCTAATCCGAAAGTAACTCCTGTATGGGATATGATTGCATCTTGGTTTTTTGGCGGAAATATGCTTTTTAGCGGCTTTATTCTGCGCGATTATCACAATAAAAAAGGATTTGAGTACAAAGCAATTTTCATGGAGGTGTACACCGCTTTCCTCCCTTATGTTTTCGTAGGTCTTGTTCTGGTTTTGGTCTTGTGGAGTTACGTGAAAAATTTTAAAAATAAACTGGTACAGGTTTTAATGATTTCGTTTTTGGTAGATATTATCATTCACTGCGTTTTAAAGTTCGGACTTCACACTTCGTATATTTACGGAGGTCACTTTATTTTCGTGGTGCCTTTAATGATGGGTTGGCTTTTTTACGCTTACAAAGAATCTCCGAAAGTAATTTCATTTCTCTATTCATTAGTCATTCTTCTTCTGATTTATTTAGTTTTAAATAACATCTTCCGAATGTCGGAATTCTTTCAGTTCCTGGAATTATATTACCGCTAA